Proteins from a single region of Artemia franciscana chromosome 2, ASM3288406v1, whole genome shotgun sequence:
- the LOC136043546 gene encoding ankyrin repeat, PH and SEC7 domain containing protein secG-like, which translates to MSIPFVYFAASEGYTQVVKYLLKCGTDVNITNNFGETPLHFAALKGHTKTVEYLLQSGADVNVKKENGISPLHYAAWNGNTQTVECLLKSGTDVNITDNFGETPLHLAAREGHTQTVECLIQSGADVNIRNIDGETPLHKAAWGGHTETVEYLIQSGADVNVKKENGISPLHCAAWNGNTQTVECLLKFGTDVNTTGNFGETPLHVLAREGHTQTVEYLIQSGADVNVKKENGISPLHSAAWNGNTQTCECLLKYGAYVNSKDKNGMTALHCASLSGHKECVATLLEYDSDIDITDKNDRTAFDVAVNDTAVYFASHVLNLREANLYNDTAVYFASHVLKLREANLYVSERNIRLSDKTQTIYPANELKDQFVRELEQMRHETIFCNITFYDIFIKGISSIELYTMNENSLKGLLKSSNWETKFSMYNTIIKNRFKNSIERKVLLELANRSFNSLFNRFAELPHECAEEILSYLSNENLKNFINASEPLHKES; encoded by the coding sequence atgTCCAttccatttgtttattttgcagCTTCAGAAGGATACACACAGGTTGTTAAATATCTTTTAAAGTGTGGCACTGATGTTAATATAACAAATAATTTTGGTGAAACTCCCCTTCATTTTGCAGCTTTGAAAGGACACACAAAGACTGTTGAATATCTTTTACAGTCTGGCGCTGAtgttaatgtaaaaaaagagaatggTATAAGTCCACTTCATTATGCAGCTTGGAATGGAAACAcacagactgttgaatgtcttttaaagtctggCACTGATGTTAATATAACAGATAATTTTGGTGAAACTCCCCTTCATTTAGCAGCTCGGGAAGGACACAcacagactgttgaatgtcttatACAGTCTGGTGCTgatgttaatataagaaatattgaTGGCGAAACTCCCCTTCATAAAGCAGCTTGGGGAGGACACACGGAGACTGTTGAATATCTTATACAGTCTGGCGCTGAtgttaatgtaaaaaaagagaatggTATAAGTCCACTTCATTGTGCAGCTTGGAATGGAAACAcacagactgttgaatgtcttttaaagtttgGCACTGATGTTAATACAACAGGTAATTTTGGTGAAACTCCCCTTCATGTATTAGCTCGGGAAGGACACACACAGACTGTTGAATATCTTATACAGTCTGGCGCTGAtgttaatgtaaaaaaagagaatggTATAAGTCCACTTCATTCTGCAGCTTGGAATGGAAACACACAGACTTGTGAATGTCTTCTCAAATATGGAGCCTATGTTAACTCTAAGGACAAGAATGGCATGACAGCGCTTCATTGTGCTAGTCTGAGTGGACATAAAGAGTGTGTTGCAACTCTTCTGGAGTATGATTCTGACATAGATATTACAGATAAAAATGACCGTACAgcttttgatgtagctgttaATGATACTGCTGTTTATTTTGCAAGCCATGTATTAAATCTGAGAGAGGCAAATTTATATAATGATACTGCTGTTTATTTTGCAAGCCATGTATTAAAACTGAGAGAGGCAAATTTATATGTAAGTGAAAGAAACATAAGGCTCTCAGACAAGACACAGACAATTTATCCTGCAAATGAGCTCAAGGATCAATTTGTAAGAGAACTAGAACAAATGAGGCATGAGacaatattttgtaatataacGTTCTATGACATTTTTATCAAAGGAATAAGCTCAATAGAACTATACACGATGaatgaaaattctttgaaaGGTCTACTGAAATCATCAAACTgggaaacaaaattttcaatgtacaatacaataataaaaaaccgTTTTAAAAACAGCATAGAAAGGAAAGTGCTGCTTGAACTAGccaatagaagtttcaattctctCTTTAACAGATTTGCTGAGTTACCACATGAATGTGCTGAAGAAATACTGAGCTATCTAAGcaatgaaaacttgaaaaatttcataaatgcTTCTGAACCACTCCACAAGGAGTCGTAG